The Acinonyx jubatus isolate Ajub_Pintada_27869175 chromosome A2, VMU_Ajub_asm_v1.0, whole genome shotgun sequence genomic sequence GAAACTCACTAAGCTAGGCACTTAGGATTTGGGCACTTCTTTACACTTCAATGAAGAAGTTAAAAACATGAACTTTACTGGGTGCTGACTACgtgctgggcacagaggacacagcagggaaccaccactcccactcccactcccccACAAAGCCAATGCCACGGAaggaggcagagcagggctggcAAGGGTCTGAATGAGAGCTAAGTGATGGCTCTCCCAGCTACTGTCAAATTGCAAACAAGCTCCATTTGGCCTGGCCTTTCCTAGCCCCACCACCCAATGGACCAGTGATGTTCTAAGTCTCACGGTGATGGTAGTAATAACAGCACCATCAACTCCCAGGGCTGTACCGTGCAGTGGCTGCACGGACCTGGTCAGGCGTGCGCTTTCAGCTTCCACCTCACCCACACAGCAGGCCAGACAAGGCCGACATGGCAGGCTGCGGCATTAACCAGACATTAAGAACGCCAGTCTCAGGGCCCATTTACATCCTGAAAAGGTGAGGAATGCAAACAGCTCCCAATTCCATGGGTTGTATCTACTGACATTTACTGTATTTTGAAacctagaaatataaaatacaaactccTTTAAACAcattagcaaaaatatttttaacgaaAAGCAGTATGTCCTGCTAATATTATCTCTGAGGTTTTGCTACTCAGTTCACAATTTAGCTGACTCTGCTTCTGTACTCAGTCTCCCGTGAGCCCTTGCAGTAGGGCGATCAGGCCTCACAGATGCATGCAGCTGGGAAAGGGAAGAGTGTCTCAGAACTTTCTCCACAACTGTGGAGTTCTGCAAGATTCCACACCAAAGCTGGACAGGAGGTTACCCTGCAGAATGGTGACAAGAGAGCCTTTCTCCTCTGCCGTGCCCTCAGGATGGCCTTTGACTTTGTAACACCCCTGCTGGCTGTCAAATGGGAAGTACTTGCTCACCAAGTCGAGCAGAGCTCCTAAAGATTTACAGTCTTCACAGACATTTGTCACCACCACAGATCTCATCAGAAAAGCTTCTCAGCATTGAGAAGACTTGGTCAGCTCAGGACAGGGACAGGAGATTTCCAAAACTCTGATTTTCATTTGAACCCTCAGGTTTTATCACTGGTGGTAAATACTGTCAACTGTCTTCCTTGAAGCCACAGGCTGGCTGGCAGCACTGTCCCCACTCATGCTGAGGCACCAGCCAGCCCTCCAGGGTTGCTCCTGCACCCTCAGCACCAGAGTCAGCACGGTAAAAGGGCACGTGACGCCTCAGTGTTACTATGAGAGTAGTTCGGACTTCAGTGCCGTGAGCTCCCGGGGCCTGGGCTTTGAGAACCTCAACAGGGCAAGGAGTTAGAGGGGCCGTCAGCTCTGCCATCTCCTGTTCTGCCTGCTGTGTGATAAGCCCCCGGGTGTGAACTCTCAGACAGTGACTGCATTCTGCAAGGACGTGAGCTCCCCTCGCCCACACCCCAAGGACATCCCATACTCCAGAGTGGACGACATCCTGTCCCTCTGACCACTGTGCCTCTCTGAGGTGCCCCCTACCCACAAGCGATCAGCACATAAGGCCGGGTAGGCAGTGACAACAGGTTTCGTCACCCCAGGCCCCACTGTGGGCTGAGCACTACCTGCGGTGACGCCGTTCTGAAGAGAGCCCTCGTAGAAGATGTTGGACGGGAAGGCACTGAGCGCTGGGTGCATCCGATACTGGACCTGGAGGCGGATGGGACGGATGCCCAGCACCACCAGGCGCTCGAAGAGCGACTGGGACAGTCCAGCCTTGGCGGCCTTCTTGCACATCACCACAGGGCCCAGCTGGCAGTGGTCGCCCACGAGGATGAGCTGTGGCGAGAAGCCCACACAGGTGAGGAGCTCAAGTACGAAACCGCCTAGACACCCACTCACGGGGTACTAAGGGGCCCCGAGGGGCCCTGAGACACAACCACCCAGCCGCGCGAATTCAAGCAGTACCATCTGACCAGGCGCCAGAAAACCTGCCGCCACATACAGGTATCCAGGCTTTCCCAAAAAGGTTCGTGTTATGCCACCTCTCtttcacaaaagaccacattAGTATGGTAATGGCTTTTTCCGTAAAAGCACAAATCCTCTGCCAATTTATTTTGGTTGTCAAAAACAGGAACTAACACAGGCCTTTTGTAAAAGCAGAATGGTGTAATGCGAATTTTTGGAAAGCAGGGATGTTCTTCACTTTATCCCATTTTGGCTTATGAGAGGCTTCAAGGGAATTCTTTACTCTTGGACGGTGGGGGAGACCTGTATATgagacacacagacatgcactTGGACCCAAAGAGCTCTCTGTGTCACCCATCTTTCCAAGAACCCCACAGTGGACCCTCCATGCGTCCCTCTGCTCTGCCAGGATATCACATGGCATTACAGAACATTACCAAAAATAAACCTCCAGCGCTGAAATTTACATGAAACCGAACAAGAGAATACCCACTGGTTTTCAAACAGGACTACAGCGAACGTGACATGGCTCACCTGCTTGGCGCCAAGAACCACAGGGACCATGCACTCTGGTTCGGTGGCCTGGGTGCTCTCGTCAATTAAGATGGAGCGGAACTGCATCTTGGCGAGCCTCGGGTCCCCTGCACCCACACACGTGCAGCAGATGACATCTGCATTCTGGAAATGAGAGCAGGCGAGGCCTCAGGGCATGGTAAATGTTGCCAGGCCCcacagggcagaagggacaggacACAGACCACCCCCCAACCCTGACACCTATGGCAACAGGCTGTCCCACCCAAACAATCTCTAGGTCTAGGCTGCAGGGACACTAACTTTTGAGATCCTAAGTTGGTGAACTTCATCAGAATAACCCCTCAGCACAGAAATGGTTCTGTGCCTCAAGACAGCCTCTGAGAGGCAATGCAGAGCCAGGGAAACCTTAGTTTGTTAAAAAAGAGCAGGAGAGTGTTGCAGACCCACCTCCCGGCCAAGGTGCACAACCACAGTGAAGATAAATACGGGAGGTACGGAAGTtctttctcaaaagcaaaaaaaaacaaaaacaaaaaacctgaccTAGAGATGCCATCCTATGCTTGGCAAACTCAAACGGTTCCCACAGCCAAACCGAACACGACACCACCCCAAAGGTAAGAGCTCACCATGAGCAGCTCCCGCTCGGCGGTGCGCTTCAGGGCCCGGTACCGCTTCTCATCGGCAGAGGACAGCTCCCCAGTCTCGTCCTTCAGCTGCTGCAGCTTCTGTAGCTCCGGCATGCTGGAGGCACAGCAACACGTGAGCGGGCACAGGAGGCAGGCGCTGCCAGGGCCCGCACGCAGGAGAAGCACCACGCTCCAGGCAGGCGGCTCAACACCCACCTATCCATGTTCCTGATCTGGTTGTGCAGGGCCAGGAATGACACCGGGGAATCAATGGCCTCACGGCTCTTCGCGCAGAGCCGCACGACTTTCAGCCCAGTCTGGTGGATCTTCTCAGTCAGCTGATCCACAGCTATGTTACTTGGAGCACAGACGAGCACAGGCCTTCAACACAACGTGAACAGGCGTCTCAGGACTCGCCCAGAGGAAATTCAGGAAACGCTAACTGCCAGCACTGGTGTTCTGAACCACAGCTAGTGGAACCCGCTCGCAATCTAAGACTAACGCCAGGAGTGAACAAAGCTGAAGGAGCTATAAAACCCAACTAGTCTGTGGAGCTTCCTGTATCCACCTGGTTTCTACACTTCTCTCGCGCAGCAATGCTACTGGGTCCCGCATCCTCACCCTCCCGTCTACACCGTAAAGACTTTCAAAGCCCCTCGAAGCACACAGGCACAAAACTCAGGATACGTCAACCCATCCACCGCCTTTACCAGAGCAGCAGGCTTTCTCACTGAAAGCAACCATAAAAGCCAGACCtcatacaaataatataaaaaatagccCCCAGGCAGCCTAGCAGACAGGCCTCCCTCTTTCCACCTCGGGCCGTGCTGAGCCCTACCCGTTGCCCTGCCGAGCCAGGTGGTAGACGATGGTGGCAGAGGTCACGGTCTTCCCCGTGCCTGGTGGCCCCTGAATCAGGCTCAGTGGTCTCTGCAGCACAGTCTTCACAGCGTAAACCTTCAGATACAAGCAGTTTTTAGGCTGCAGCCGCCCCCGCCGAGTGGAGGGCCACCCACCCAGCAGGTTCTGCCGGCCAGGCCAGACCCCTTCCACCCCCCTGAAAAAGTGAGAACCTGAGAGTGGTTGAGGTCTGGGAGCCCCTGTGCCGTGAAGCGTTTCGGCAGCTGGCACTTGATGATCACATCCTCCACCTCGTGGCCGAGCAGTTTGTGGTAGATGTAGCCTGACACGGAGGTCTCATCCACAGCAAACGTTTTCAAAGCGCTCTGCATCCTGGAAGGAAAGCTCAGGGTCAGCAACACGCACGACCCAGACGGGTGAAGTCTTGCCCTCTGGGATGCAGAGAATCATCCAGGTGCTGAGGGCAGTGCCTGCGCCAACAGCAAGTGACTGACTGCACAGCAGGTGGCAGGTGCGCCCGCAGGGGGCAAGGTGGACATACCTATCAAATGAGGTTGACTTCCACACGAAATCCACCTGGAAGTTGTGAGTCACCTCCACAGGGGCGCCCACACTGCTCCGAAGCTCAATGGCGATCTCATCGCCATAATCTGTGCCACTGAGTTAAGTTTCATCTTTGTCAAAAGCCGGGTTTACCTTTCCGAGGAGACTTTTCATTAGGCTACTGAGGAGAGAGCCCCCTCCTGTGCGCCAAACAGCGAAGGCCAGCCTGCCCCAGGCGCTCACGGACAGACACCGCCGTGTCTGGGCTCACTACAGCCAGCTCCCGCACCCTCCCTGGGCGCACTGGGGCAGTGCAGGCGCGGAGCGGCCCCACCCCGGCTGGGCTTCTGAAGGAACTTCCACAGAGCCCCGGGGTGCAGAGCTgggagcaccctggcctcagGCAAAGCCGCTCTTTGACCGGTCTGAAACAGACGGCACGCCCGCAGCACAACTGCAGAAAGGGCTCAGCGGCAAACTCCCCCTCAAAGGGGCACCTCCAGCCATGGCCGCCCAAGACGCCCTTTCTTCCATCTGCGGCGCTAAGGACAAGCTCGCCTTTCTTTACTCAAAGGATACTATCAGGGACCTTGATGACGTGGCCGATCCCTTTCCACAGGGGTGCCAGATCCCCTTTGTATCTCAGGCATATCTCATCTCCCTGCATGAGCCGCATGTCTTCCAGAAAAAAGACAACAAGAAAGTTAGCGTTTTCAACATGTGCCGAGGCTGCCACCATGAAGAGTTTAAACAAATTAAGGGACACTTTACAAGGGAGAAACTAGGAATTTTATGCTACTTATggtcacaaatattttaaaacttaaaatcacCTCTTAACCAAATTATGACTAAATCCTCATTACCAGAGTCAGTCTTGGGCAAAGTGAAGTAGGCGATTCTCTTCTTGTTAAGGCCCAGGTCCCACCTGACCGTGATGTTATCTTGAGTCTGAGCACATGAAAGATAAGACCCCTGTTAGcctgagacacagacacaggccTGGACTCCTCGTGTCTGGGTTTCCACAGGTGTGTGCCCTATGGCAACCTTACGAGCCATGACGTCGGGGTACAGTGAGCAGCACCCAACAGCCTGAAACACCGACAAGGGCATATCCAGAAGAGAAGCCATTAGGACCCCCAGAACCCACTCAAGTTGACCAGGAGACCCCCACACGATGTCTGCTCTTGGAGGCGGCTTCTCTGTGAactgcagagggagaaggaggctgACAGCTGATCCTCGGAGCTCCCACTTCCTATGTGTTCTTCGTGGAACTGGTACAAGGAGCGCCCTCAGCGTGCCATGGCTCCTCGGGTCCGACTCTTGTAGCTGTGGGCAAAGGCTGCGAACCCAACTGTGAGGGATTTTTGTTGgattttaaatcagaaaacacTCAGGCCGGTGTTTAGCTCAGAGTGACCGGGCGTCTGCCCGAGGGTCACGCCCTCGCCTGCCCTCAATCCACCGTTCTGTCTCTCAGGGCACTGTGCCTCAGCCCGTGTCAGCGTCCGCAGTTTGCAGAGGAAACTGCCCTCCCCAGACCTTAGGAGAGACGCTGTGTTAAAACGACCGAAACCCTCCTGCACACACATCACCTGGGACTCTTTCAGTTTCTTATCGTAGTCGGCCTCCAGCTTGACCAGAGGGCCGAATATGTTCTGGTACTGGTAGGCGTCCTCATACCGCAAGAGGACGTGCTGCGGCTCCTCATCCACACCGGGCTTCTCCAGATCCTCCAAGGTGGCAGAAGGATTTTCCTACAACACAAGCACCACACCATGTTCTTGCCCATTTTCACCGACATACAACAGGAACTACACACGAGCTCACTAGTCACCAGAAGAACAGAGCATATCCATCACCTCTCAGAATGAGTCAACGCTGGCCTGACGCAGAGAAGGGCACCAGCAGTCAGTGGTGTCCACCCCACAAGGAGAGCCCTCGTGTGAGGAAGTGTATGTGGCACAGGGAGGCAGACGCTGGCCCGGGTCTTTGCTCAAACTTCAGCCATTGCTCCTAACCCTCCTCTGCCCAGGGCTACACCAGCAGGGCGAATATTGGCAATGATACCCCAAGTACACAGCCTGACGCACCTATACCATCAAATGGCCGCATCCTCCAACCAATGCCTAGCCCCTGAACTAGGAGAGAGAATACTTCTTTTGTGGTACAAAAAAGACCACTAGTTCCCTGGGTGTGTAAACAAAAGGGGAGCACCCCCCCATTCTTTCTGACCCTGTGCTGCACCGGCAGGGGTGACACACTCTTCCCTGGCCGGGACAGGACAGTATCTGGGCTGTGGGGATATAAACAGGAAACGTTTATAAATCTGGCAATCTGAAAATCGAAGCAGAAAGGTACCCTGCTAGATGACACTGCAGAAATATTCTGACttgcactcaaaaataaattcacatttaagATTTcggattaggggcacctgggcggctcggtcagttaagtgttcgacttcagctcacgtcatgatctcatggttcatgagtctgagccccgccatcgggctctgtgctgtcagtgcagagcctgcttcggaccatctgtctccctctctctctgcccctccctcccctcataaaaataaataaaaaaacattaaaaaaagaaaaagattttggaTTATatatgggctcctgggtggctcagtcagtggcgtgtccgacttcgcctcaggtcatgatcttccagttcgtgagttcgagccgcacatcgggctccgtgctggcagctcagagcctggagcctgcttcagattctgtgtctccctttctctctgcccctctgccactcacgctctctctttctccttcaaaactaaataaacattaaaaaaaattttcagattaTACAGGTACCTAATTAAAATTTCTAACCCAGTTActgaaattttatcataaaagatGCCAGAAGCAGAGAAGGGCTGCCCTTGGGAAGGAGATCTGTTGGGCGGGGCAGGCACCCCACCACGCAATATGGAAGCCCCTCCCCTTCACTCCACCAGCTGCCATAGGCCCTGCCTCTCTGACCTTTGTGACCTGGACCCTTTCCCCCTGAACATTCACCCCTGGCCTGGTGTCACCCTGGCTGACACATCACAGGCCCCACGAGGTTGTACAGCATCCTCACAGTCCTGTTTCCCCAGGCCCAGGGTCCTCCCAGCAGGTCCATCCACAGACAGTTCtggtcctcctccctcccactacccaccctcaccctctcccaccctctttccctctgcaacAAGAGAGAAATTCCAACAACCGGAGCTGTCCTTCCCCACAGGCCTGGCAGGAGGTGGCCATGGGCTTCTACCAAGGGGCCACTCAAGTACACAGGGCAGTCTCTCCTGAGCTCCTTCCAGAATCTCCTGTTTTGAACACACTCCCAGCAGCTCCCCCGGACCAGAAATGTGCTGAGGCAGATTTGCATTCTCAGCAGGCCCTTACCTTCCAGAGCTCCTCCAGCTTGTTGATCTGCTGAGCAGTGATCTGCCGGGCCCGCAGCTGCTCCTGCTCAGAAGGGATCTTGACCAGCCAAGAGAGGAAGCAGCGGTCCTGGATCAGGGGCTGCCACTGGGAGCTGTCCCAGTTGATGTCCTTGAGGCTGCTCTGACTGGCGCAGGGCTGCCTACAGAAACACCGTGGGCAGGGAGAGCCCAGGTGAGGATGACCTCTGCCCCCAAGGCTTACTTTTCACCCCAAAATGATGTTCCCTACATTTTATTATGTGATCACATTACCTTTAAATTGTTAGTAATACATTGCCTCTCCCCATGCACTTGAGCTCTGAACTCTTAGAACACCGCTTTTACACAAGTGTTTTCATGACTTAACCAGAACCCGCCCCAGAAGAGTTCCTCAACGTACTCAGTTCTGActagcccctccccccaaaatgtgCTCACACCTCTCCCTTGGGCAGAATAGGGCCGGCTGGCGCCGAATGCCCCGCCCCCTCCAAATCAGGGCCCCGCCCTCACCTGCACAGGAGCACCACTACGGAGTCCGCTTTGGCAGGGATGAAGCCGAGGAGGAAGACATTGCGGCAGCCACAGTTGTAACACTCCAGAACTGTCTCCCCCAGGGGCCCATCCTTGTGCAGAGTCACCTCTTTGCATTTTGCCCTCACGAGGTGATTTACAATGTGGCTGAAACCAGGAAATGATAAATAGTTAACACCCAAAGTTTGGCTTTTCACCACTTCCAATTTTCAAGCCCCCCGTTAAAAGTTCCGGTACCGTTCACAGTCCATTAGCAGGGGCGGTCACACCTCATCCATCTGGCATCCCAGGGGACCAGCCCGCCCCTGAACTGGCTCCCCACTGAGCGTAAAAATCAATCCGACTTGAACAGCCTTtaaggaaaactttcctaacacGTTTCACATAgttcctgcttcttttttttagttcctgCTTTCTGAACTCCTATGTATGGGGCCTGACTGAACAGATCACTGAGGCCAAGACTGCTGTCCCGGAGAAGCAGGAGGTTTTGCCCCTTCCACCACTCCTCTCTGTTTGTAGAGGCTTCTCGGTGTAGCCTCTTCTGGCCGCTGTGCCTGCTTCCAGGAGCAACAGCCCCTCCTAATTTGCTGCAGGCCAGGAAACTCGGTAACCAAACATATTAGAAACCTGAGGACAGTAAAAAACATGGAGCAGCAGGGCCCAGGGCTACTCTCAGGAAGCACAGGGCCGGCTCTGAACTATCTGAAAGCGGCTTGTCTCGCTCTTTCCTTACTGCCGCGTGGCCTTCCCATTTCCGGGACAGAGCTCGCTTACACCCGGGGCTTGCAAACTCCACCCTAAGACAAGTCAGCCTTGCTTGGGGTCCAACAAGTGGTGCTTGGCTCTGCCTTGGGCTCTCCCAGCTACCTGAACGCCTGTCAGACACTGAGCACTGAGCACGCCTGCTGGGCTTCCAGCCTGCCTTGCTGCTGCCGCCCTCCCTTCACCTCCGGGGAAACCCCTTCTGTTGCAAGCTTCAGCTGACATCCTAACCCTCTCTGGACCCATGAAGCTAGTCAGATTATCCAACCAACTGTCACCGCTCTCAGCATCCACTTTTCTGAAGCTGTCACACACAACTGGGCATTTTACCAGACTCTGATTTCCTCCGTCTTTTCTGCACCCACCTCATCCCACCTACACTggaagctccctgaaggcaggggctGCCCCATTATCTTTATCATCTGGCCTCATGCAAACATGCAGTGCTGGCTGACAGAGTCTGTTTTCTCTTAGAGGCCTTTCACTCACTTCCCTGATCTTGGCTCTGCTGACCGGAAGCTGGGGTTGCCAGCTAAGTTTTATTCAATTGCTTTTCCTGCAGGAGAGGAACTAATGCAATCACAGTAATGCTGAAATTACCCAGAACATTCTGAAAATGGGACATGATACTGGTTACCCTGAAGATGCTTTTCCtttcaaatctttaaaattaaataccatggggcgcctggggggctcaggtgcttaagcatctgattcttgattcagctcaggttatgatctcacggtttgtgatatCGAGCTGAGtaagggctctgtgttgacagcatggagcctgcttgactctctctctctctctctctctctctcgctcgctcgttctctctctccctctccctccctccctcccctcctcttgtgctcactctctcaaaataaatggaacatttaaaaattaagcatcaGTCCCCTTTCTTGCCTCACTCAGAACCTCACAGTTCGCACTGCTCACTCTAAGATGACACGAGATCTGTCCACTGTCCTCAGGCAGTACGAGATGGTGACGCCTGGCCTACAGCTGTTGAAGACACAGGAAGAGTGGGGGCTCTGAGCAAATAAACTTTCCTATGGGGTTTCGCCACTTTATGTCTCTAAAACACGGATCCCAGAAAATGCTGCTTTCTTGCCGAAGACCAGGCGCCATGTCCCACAAGactctgctctgtttctctatgACAGAGGAGTGAGCTATCACACATGATGGCAGCCTCTGGAGAAGCCACTAGGGACTGGACCCTCACTGGTGGTAGGGACCAAGGAGTCCCATCACTAGAACTAGACAAACAGACTGGACTCTCCCTGGAATCCAAGCACCAGCACAAAACTGGTCTCACCCCAAATACAAAACAAGAGACCCAGTCACAGCTGCTGCTGATCAACAGCAGGAAGGGAAGCCCAGAGACGACGGTCAAGTGAACTTAATTTAATCCGATGATTCAGGATCTGGCCCGTATTAGCCTCAGGACTGCTCCGATGAGCTAAGGCCAGAGGGAGCCTTCTCAGGAAGCGGCTCCCATGGATGCCCATTACTGTCTTGGGAACATCCTCCCCAGGCACCCAGTAATGAAGACAAACGGGCGTGCCAGGAGCTCATCttgcagaaaaatataaataaaaactgggaACGAGAATTAAGCCAACCCTACTTGCATAATAAAAAGAACCACAGAGAATAAATCAAGGGTAAATACATTAAGGCATTCACACACCACCATCTGTTTCAAGTTAAACCAGtcacagaggagggaaaaaaccAGGTTTGTTAGCGTGATTTTATATTGTGCTTTTGCTTCAACATTTCCATAATTTACACACAAATCTGAGCACAGCACTGATTAAAGACACATGCGCGGTTTGATTATCTACCTGCCAGAAGTATTTCCACGTCCATTACAGAACCACTTCTTGCTGGTATTACAGTAAACCACGCAAGCAGGATCGTGTATTCCGCAGTAACTAAAAAAGTCAAAACATCAACAGTTAAAGCTGGAaggtctttctctggttttaatttggCAGGATGTAAAATTCTTTCCtcttacaacatttttaaatttttcattaaacacATACTCAAACCCAACGATCCCACTAGCAAAATCCAATCAGTTAACTGCAGAGGCTTCTTGACCCTGCAAATGCAGGGAAAGGGTTCAGGGTGCTGGGGAGCTTCCTCAGAGAGGCCCTAGACAACAGCAAAGCCCCTTCCAGGTGAGGGGTGAGAACTGTGGAAAGTGCCAGGTGAGCCCAACAATGGAGGTCTGACACCCCAAAGCAACCCCCTGTCACTCCCTTTGGCCtgaagtttccagaactgtgactTAAAAGAACGGAAGTCAGCATCCCTGGCTCCGGGCACACAGAAGAGTAAGCTGTAACCACACCACGTTCACAAGGCACTCCACATCCCAGCAGAGGGCGCCATGCTCCTGGGAACGCTCAGCTCAGCCCCAGCAGCAGAGAGTCTCAGGGGGCAGACTGAGCTC encodes the following:
- the UPF1 gene encoding regulator of nonsense transcripts 1 isoform X2 encodes the protein MSVEAYGPSSQTLTFLDTEEAELLGADTQGSEFEFTDFTLPSQTQTPPGGPGGPGGGGAGGPVGAGAGAAAGQLDAQVGGPEGILQNGAVDDNVAKTSQLLAELNFEEDEEDTYYTKDLPVHACSYCGIHDPACVVYCNTSKKWFCNGRGNTSGSHIVNHLVRAKCKEVTLHKDGPLGETVLECYNCGCRNVFLLGFIPAKADSVVVLLCRQPCASQSSLKDINWDSSQWQPLIQDRCFLSWLVKIPSEQEQLRARQITAQQINKLEELWKENPSATLEDLEKPGVDEEPQHVLLRYEDAYQYQNIFGPLVKLEADYDKKLKESQTQDNITVRWDLGLNKKRIAYFTLPKTDSDMRLMQGDEICLRYKGDLAPLWKGIGHVIKVPDNYGDEIAIELRSSVGAPVEVTHNFQVDFVWKSTSFDRMQSALKTFAVDETSVSGYIYHKLLGHEVEDVIIKCQLPKRFTAQGLPDLNHSQVYAVKTVLQRPLSLIQGPPGTGKTVTSATIVYHLARQGNGPVLVCAPSNIAVDQLTEKIHQTGLKVVRLCAKSREAIDSPVSFLALHNQIRNMDSMPELQKLQQLKDETGELSSADEKRYRALKRTAERELLMNADVICCTCVGAGDPRLAKMQFRSILIDESTQATEPECMVPVVLGAKQLILVGDHCQLGPVVMCKKAAKAGLSQSLFERLVVLGIRPIRLQVQYRMHPALSAFPSNIFYEGSLQNGVTAADRVKKGFDFQWPQPDKPMFFYVTQGQEEIASSGTSYLNRTEAANVEKITTKLLKAGAKPDQIGIITPYEGQRSYLVQYMQFSGSLHTKLYQEVEIASVDAFQGREKDFIILSCVRANEHQGIGFLNDPRRLNVALTRARYGVIIVGNPKALSKQPLWNHLLNYYKEQKVLVEGPLNNLRESLMQFSKPRKLVNTINPGARFMTTAMYDAREAIIPGSVYDRSSQGRPSNMYFQTHDQIGMISAGPSHVAAMNIPIPFNLVMPPMPPPGYFGQANGPAAGRGTPKGKTGRGGRQKNRFGLPGPSQTNLPNSQASQDVASQPFSQGALTQGYISMSQPSQMSQPGLSQPELSQDSYLGDEFKSQIDVALSQDSTYQGERAYQHGGVTGLSQY
- the UPF1 gene encoding regulator of nonsense transcripts 1 isoform X1: MSVEAYGPSSQTLTFLDTEEAELLGADTQGSEFEFTDFTLPSQTQTPPGGPGGPGGGGAGGPVGAGAGAAAGQLDAQVGGPEGILQNGAVDDNVAKTSQLLAELNFEEDEEDTYYTKDLPVHACSYCGIHDPACVVYCNTSKKWFCNGRGNTSGSHIVNHLVRAKCKEVTLHKDGPLGETVLECYNCGCRNVFLLGFIPAKADSVVVLLCRQPCASQSSLKDINWDSSQWQPLIQDRCFLSWLVKIPSEQEQLRARQITAQQINKLEELWKENPSATLEDLEKPGVDEEPQHVLLRYEDAYQYQNIFGPLVKLEADYDKKLKESQTQDNITVRWDLGLNKKRIAYFTLPKTDSGNEDLVIIWLRDMRLMQGDEICLRYKGDLAPLWKGIGHVIKVPDNYGDEIAIELRSSVGAPVEVTHNFQVDFVWKSTSFDRMQSALKTFAVDETSVSGYIYHKLLGHEVEDVIIKCQLPKRFTAQGLPDLNHSQVYAVKTVLQRPLSLIQGPPGTGKTVTSATIVYHLARQGNGPVLVCAPSNIAVDQLTEKIHQTGLKVVRLCAKSREAIDSPVSFLALHNQIRNMDSMPELQKLQQLKDETGELSSADEKRYRALKRTAERELLMNADVICCTCVGAGDPRLAKMQFRSILIDESTQATEPECMVPVVLGAKQLILVGDHCQLGPVVMCKKAAKAGLSQSLFERLVVLGIRPIRLQVQYRMHPALSAFPSNIFYEGSLQNGVTAADRVKKGFDFQWPQPDKPMFFYVTQGQEEIASSGTSYLNRTEAANVEKITTKLLKAGAKPDQIGIITPYEGQRSYLVQYMQFSGSLHTKLYQEVEIASVDAFQGREKDFIILSCVRANEHQGIGFLNDPRRLNVALTRARYGVIIVGNPKALSKQPLWNHLLNYYKEQKVLVEGPLNNLRESLMQFSKPRKLVNTINPGARFMTTAMYDAREAIIPGSVYDRSSQGRPSNMYFQTHDQIGMISAGPSHVAAMNIPIPFNLVMPPMPPPGYFGQANGPAAGRGTPKGKTGRGGRQKNRFGLPGPSQTNLPNSQASQDVASQPFSQGALTQGYISMSQPSQMSQPGLSQPELSQDSYLGDEFKSQIDVALSQDSTYQGERAYQHGGVTGLSQY